A window from Candidatus Omnitrophota bacterium encodes these proteins:
- the rho gene encoding transcription termination factor Rho, with amino-acid sequence MEIAELKSMSISELTKLAKDLNVNGMSGLKKQDLIFKILQAKTEKEGLIFGEGVLEILPDGFGFLRSPDYNYLPGPDDIYVSPSQIRRFNLRTGDTVSGQIRPPKEGERYFALLKVEAVNFGNPDETKDKTLFDNLTPLYPDERFILETKPDEVSMRVMDLLTPVGKGQRGLIVAPPYSGKTVLLQKFANAVTTNYPEAVLIVLLIDERPEEVTDMQRSVKGEVISSTFDEPSERHIQVAEIVLEKAKRLVESRKDVVILLDSITRLARAYNSCVPHSGKILSGGVDSNALQKPKRFFGAARNIEEGGSLTIIATALVDTGSRMDEVIFEEFKGTGNMELQMDRNLFQKRIYPAIDIKRSNTRKEELLVHPDELKRIWLMRKVLNELNTDEAMQLLIEKLSKSKTNAEFLMSMNQ; translated from the coding sequence ATGGAGATAGCCGAGCTTAAGTCGATGAGTATCTCGGAACTTACCAAGTTGGCGAAGGACTTGAATGTCAACGGCATGAGCGGGTTGAAGAAGCAGGATCTTATATTCAAAATCCTGCAGGCGAAGACCGAGAAAGAAGGTCTTATATTCGGCGAAGGTGTTCTTGAGATACTTCCCGACGGGTTCGGTTTCTTGAGGAGCCCGGACTACAATTATCTTCCCGGCCCCGACGATATATACGTATCACCGTCGCAGATAAGGCGTTTTAATCTGCGCACAGGCGATACCGTTAGCGGCCAGATACGTCCGCCGAAAGAGGGCGAGAGGTATTTCGCTCTACTCAAGGTCGAAGCGGTCAATTTCGGCAATCCCGACGAGACGAAAGACAAGACGCTCTTCGATAATCTCACGCCGCTGTATCCCGACGAGAGATTTATCCTCGAGACAAAACCTGATGAGGTATCGATGAGGGTTATGGATCTCCTGACCCCGGTCGGCAAAGGCCAGCGCGGGCTTATAGTCGCGCCGCCGTACAGTGGCAAGACGGTGTTATTGCAGAAGTTCGCCAACGCCGTTACGACGAATTATCCGGAAGCGGTGCTTATCGTGCTTCTCATAGACGAGCGGCCCGAAGAGGTTACGGATATGCAACGTTCGGTAAAGGGCGAAGTGATAAGCTCGACCTTCGACGAGCCGTCGGAGCGCCACATACAGGTCGCGGAGATAGTTCTCGAGAAGGCGAAACGGTTAGTCGAATCGCGAAAAGACGTCGTGATACTTTTGGATTCTATAACGCGCCTTGCGCGCGCGTACAATTCGTGCGTGCCGCACTCCGGGAAGATACTTTCCGGCGGAGTAGACTCGAACGCGCTACAGAAGCCCAAGAGGTTTTTCGGCGCGGCGCGTAATATCGAAGAAGGCGGATCGCTTACCATCATCGCGACGGCCTTAGTCGATACGGGGTCGCGGATGGACGAAGTTATCTTCGAGGAGTTTAAGGGCACCGGCAACATGGAGCTCCAGATGGACCGCAACCTTTTCCAGAAGAGGATATATCCGGCCATCGATATCAAACGGTCGAATACGCGTAAAGAGGAACTGCTCGTCCATCCCGACGAGCTTAAGAGGATATGGCTCATGAGGAAAGTTTTAAATGAGCTCAATACGGACGAGGCGATGCAGCTTCTGATAGAGAAGCTGTCGAAGTCGAAGACGAACGCCGAGTTCTTAATGTCAATGAACCAATAA
- the glgA gene encoding glycogen synthase GlgA: MNKLKVLFVAGEVAPFAKTGGLADVAGSLPIALEEMGVDVRVIMPKYACVKTEGSEAVIGKEVKVYFVENEGYFNRKELYGDKFGDYRDNLDRFAFFCREALERCKKEGFQPDVIHCNDWQTALIPVYLNTLYKYDSFFAKTKVLYTIHNLAYQGVFPKEEFPKIGLDWNLFTIEYFEFYDKVNLAKAGIVYSDAVSTVSPTYAKEILTKEFGCGLEGVLKNKEKVLSGILNGLDYTAWNPATDRKIFKKYSIPTVDDKYANKERLQKETALKIDRDIPLIGIISRLADQKGLDLLAKIIDELLNMKVQFILLGTGDNKYHILFEKMKKIHGKNASINLKFDATLAQKIYAAADIFLIPSRYEPCGLGQMISFRYGTIPVVRETGGLKDSVEEFSSKTREGNGFTFSEYRADHLFAAIKRALAAYKNKTVWSDLVKRVMALDFSWESSAKEYVKLYGKITA; encoded by the coding sequence GTGAATAAGCTAAAGGTTTTGTTTGTGGCGGGCGAGGTAGCGCCGTTCGCTAAGACGGGCGGGCTTGCCGACGTTGCCGGGAGCCTGCCGATAGCTCTCGAAGAGATGGGCGTCGATGTGCGCGTCATCATGCCGAAGTACGCCTGCGTGAAGACGGAAGGTTCCGAGGCCGTCATAGGCAAAGAGGTAAAAGTATATTTTGTGGAGAACGAGGGTTATTTTAACAGAAAGGAACTCTACGGCGACAAATTCGGCGATTATCGCGATAACTTAGACAGGTTCGCGTTCTTTTGCAGAGAGGCGCTGGAGCGCTGTAAGAAGGAAGGTTTTCAGCCGGACGTAATACATTGTAACGACTGGCAGACAGCACTCATACCGGTTTATCTTAATACCCTGTATAAATACGATTCGTTTTTTGCTAAAACAAAAGTGCTTTATACTATACATAATCTCGCGTACCAGGGCGTATTCCCGAAGGAAGAATTCCCGAAGATTGGATTGGACTGGAATCTTTTCACCATAGAATATTTCGAATTCTACGACAAGGTTAATCTCGCGAAAGCGGGTATCGTTTATTCCGACGCGGTGAGCACGGTGAGCCCGACTTACGCCAAAGAGATACTTACCAAAGAGTTCGGTTGCGGGCTGGAAGGTGTATTGAAAAACAAAGAGAAGGTGCTGTCCGGTATTCTAAACGGCCTCGATTATACCGCTTGGAACCCGGCGACCGACAGGAAGATATTTAAAAAATATTCGATCCCGACCGTCGATGATAAATACGCGAACAAAGAGAGGCTCCAGAAAGAGACGGCTTTAAAGATAGATCGCGATATACCGCTGATCGGTATCATATCGCGCCTTGCGGATCAGAAGGGCCTCGATCTTCTGGCGAAGATAATCGACGAGCTCCTGAATATGAAAGTGCAGTTCATCCTTCTGGGCACGGGAGACAATAAATACCACATCCTTTTCGAGAAGATGAAAAAGATCCACGGCAAGAACGCGTCTATAAACCTGAAGTTCGACGCTACCTTGGCGCAGAAGATATATGCCGCCGCGGATATATTTCTGATACCGTCGAGGTATGAACCATGCGGGCTTGGCCAGATGATAAGTTTCCGATACGGCACGATACCGGTCGTCAGGGAGACGGGCGGTTTGAAGGATAGCGTAGAAGAGTTCAGTTCCAAGACCAGGGAGGGCAACGGCTTTACGTTCTCCGAATACAGGGCCGACCATCTTTTTGCCGCTATAAAAAGGGCGCTCGCGGCGTATAAAAATAAGACGGTCTGGTCGGATCTCGTTAAACGGGTAATGGCGCTCGATTTTTCATGGGAATCGTCGGCGAAAGAATATGTAAAGCTGTATGGGAAGATAACCGCGTGA
- the rpmE gene encoding 50S ribosomal protein L31: MRDKIHPEYKESTIACVCGEVFQTRSTKQNIHVDICSKCHPFFTGKQKLLDSAGRLEKFAKRYAGKVKSK, from the coding sequence GTGAGAGATAAAATTCATCCGGAATACAAAGAATCGACGATCGCATGTGTATGCGGCGAAGTGTTTCAGACACGCTCGACAAAACAGAATATCCACGTCGATATCTGCTCGAAGTGCCATCCGTTCTTTACGGGTAAGCAGAAGCTTCTTGACTCTGCGGGCCGTCTCGAGAAATTTGCCAAGCGCTATGCGGGCAAAGTGAAATCGAAATAA
- the coaE gene encoding dephospho-CoA kinase (Dephospho-CoA kinase (CoaE) performs the final step in coenzyme A biosynthesis.), with translation MATIIGITGSFGTGKTFVASVFGSLGASVIDADRIAHAVIQKKSREYIRIVKLFGKDILNRKGEIDRKRLGDKVFTHPALLKKLNKIVHPRIIKEIKCSIRRAKKSNRKGVVVIDAPLLIEAGLDRLTDKLVVVKCSKRRQVERCREKFCIQKKEIARRISSQMTLKKKLKMADLVIDNSGTKFRTREQVRRVWGEGKLWR, from the coding sequence ATGGCAACGATAATCGGCATAACAGGAAGTTTCGGCACCGGCAAGACCTTCGTCGCGTCGGTATTCGGTTCTTTGGGCGCCTCGGTAATAGACGCCGACAGGATAGCGCACGCGGTCATCCAAAAGAAGAGCCGGGAATATATACGTATAGTCAAGCTATTCGGTAAGGACATATTAAATAGAAAAGGAGAGATAGATAGAAAGCGCCTGGGGGATAAAGTATTTACACACCCCGCGCTTCTGAAAAAATTGAATAAAATAGTTCATCCGCGGATTATAAAAGAAATTAAATGCTCCATCCGCAGAGCGAAGAAGTCAAATCGAAAAGGTGTAGTTGTCATAGACGCGCCGCTTCTCATAGAGGCGGGTCTTGACAGGCTTACCGATAAATTGGTAGTAGTCAAATGTTCAAAAAGGAGACAGGTAGAAAGATGCCGAGAAAAATTCTGCATTCAAAAGAAGGAAATAGCGCGAAGGATATCCAGCCAGATGACGTTAAAGAAAAAACTGAAAATGGCGGATCTGGTGATAGACAACAGCGGGACAAAGTTCCGGACGAGAGAACAGGTGCGAAGAGTATGGGGGGAGGGAAAGTTATGGAGATAG